The Erinaceus europaeus chromosome 16, mEriEur2.1, whole genome shotgun sequence genome includes a window with the following:
- the TIPIN gene encoding TIMELESS-interacting protein, producing MDYEHLDLDDGPFAPLPPPASPGEAEPEAEAEPAAEARRVPVPARRAAKRSAPRLDAQRLISERGLPTLRHVFDKAKFKGKGHEAEDLKTLIRHMEHWAHRLFPKLQFEDFIDRVESLGNKKEVQTCLKRIRLDLPILHEDFVGSNDAAEDDDGHNAFTTGFDPFLTSSSEAERFAFEPNRSVTEEQQQRMERNKQLALERRRAKLLAPSPVPGTDSSVLTPTAAQAVSAGEAPEEMGPDGPDTDLLDSAAHEEASPPETAPLDPSL from the exons ATGGACTATGAGCACTTGGACTTGGACGACGGGCCTTTCGCCCCTTTGCCCCCTCCGGCCTCGCCGGGAGAAGCCGAACCCGAAGCTGAAGCGGAACCGGCTGCAG AGGCGAGAAGAGTTCCCGTCCCTGCGAGGAGAGCCGCTAAGCGGAGTGCCCCCCGGCTGGACGCCCAGAG GTTAATTTCAGAAAGAGGGCTTCCAACACTAAGGCATGTGTTTGATAAAGCAAAGTTCAAAGGGAAAGGCCACGAG GCTGAAGACTTGAAGACACTGATCAGACACATGGAGCACTGGGCTCACCGGCTATTCCCTAAGCTGCAGTTTGAAGATTTTATTGACAGAGTTGAAAGCCtgggaaataaaaaggaagtccAG ACATGCTTAAAACGGATCCGACTTGATCTCCCTATTCTACATGAAGATTTTGTTGGCAGTAATG ATGCAGCGGAGGACGACGATGGCCACAACGCATTCACGACCGGGTTCGATCCTTTTTTGACAAGCTCCTCTGAAGCTGAGAGGTTTGCCTTCGAGCCAAATAGAAGCGTGACAGAAGAGCAGCAGCAGCGGATGGAGAGAAACAAGCAGCTGGCCTTGGAAAGGAGGCGGGCGAAGCTGCTGGCTCCCAGCCCGGTGCCGGGAACCG ACTCCTCCGTGCTGACACCCACGGCTGCACAGGCGGTGAGTGCGGGTGAGGCCCCAGAGGAGATGGGGCCTGATGGACCTGACACAGACCTTCTGGACAGTGCTGCCCACGAGGAGGCCTCGCCCCCGGAGACGGCGCCGCTGGACCCGTCTCTGTGA
- the DIS3L gene encoding DIS3-like exonuclease 1, with protein MLQKREKVLLLRTFGGRTLRLVREHYLRACEPCRCALCAACRHDGKLLSADVTHYVIPDWKVVQDYLEVLEFPELKGIIFMQTACQAVQHQRGRRQYNKLRHLLRDARRDCVLFANEFHQSCYVPREPGEPLEKWQTRSIYTAAAWYYHHCQGKMPIVMVTEDEEAVQRYGSETEGVFVIPFKNYLDDFWPDLRAAHELCESILQSRREREQECQESHRKEYAEHLPPEVLEAGIKSGRYSQGILNVNKHRAQIEAFARLQGTGTKDTGLVSDILIHGMKARNRSIHGDLVVVELLPEGQWKGRTTTLCESDGDDRASGEAPSEPMPTGRVVGILQKNWRDYVVTFPCREEVQSQGKHAQKVLVTPWDRRIPRIRISTQQAEALQDFRVVVRIDSWETTSLYPNGHFVRVLGRIGDLEGEIATILVENSISVVPFSEAQVSAPLTRRWCLFQQGKRLRVLPVPARRLAVSVLWELAPGSRDVRRVWFGRSVVRSSFQLSYEAAQALLDGRPAELPELRGLAAAARDQRLRELSAALQLLTDVARHVRARRALRGGLQLDGAELRVRVADGRLRDLRPRAPLEVHETVAECMILANHWVARRLCRGLAHRALLRRHPAPRQDAFAELLLSARARGFRIDTRSNKTLADSLDNANDPSDPVVNKLLRAMATQAMSNALYFSTGDCAEEDFQHYGLALDKYTHFTSPIRRYADIIVHRMLMATISGDTAGGKDPLPSNKDLEELCRHINNRNRAAQHCQKQSTELFQCMYFKDKDPDLDERCTSDGVIYSIRTNGVLVFIPRFEIKGAAYLRNKDGLVISFGPDGRSEWKSGSLQRSQNKITSTTACGQSATLHLFDHVTVKISVQASRCHSDTIRLEIISNRPYVTSDSELVQQSSPLLRSELVKEVTRSAEEAQLAHEAPSSPVQEEGCEYRQTQGRSLYVLLEEIRDLALLDVSGSMGHELPSSLQ; from the exons GCAGTACAACAAGCTGCGCCACCTGCTCAGGGATGCCCGGCGAGACTGCGTGCTCTTTGCCAACGAGTTCCACCAGTCCTGCTACGTCCCCCGCGAGCCCGGGGAGCCCCTGGAGAAGTGGCAGACCAG GAGCATCTACACGGCGGCCGCCTGGTACTACCACCACTGCCAGGGCAAGATGCCCATCGTCATGGTGACGGAGGACGAAGAGGCCGTGCAGCGGTACGGGAGCGAGACGGAGGGCGTGTTCGTCATTCCCTTCAAG AACTACCTGGATGACTTCTGGCCCGACCTGCGGGCCGCCCACGAGCTGTGCGAGTCCATCCTGCAGTCCCGGCGGGAACGGGAGCAGGAGTGCCAGGAGAGCCACCGCAAGGAGTACGCCGAGCACCTGCCCCCCGAGGTGCTGGAGGCCGGCATCAAGTCTGGGCGCTACAGCCAG GGGATTCTGAATGTCAACAAGCACAGGGCACAAATCGAAGCTTTCGCTCGGCTCCAGGGGACTGGCACGAAGGACACAG GCCTGGTCAGTGACATCCTGATCCACGGTATGAAGGCCCGAAACCGGTCCATCCacggggacctggtggtggtggagCTGCTCCCCGAGGGCCAGTGGAAGGGGAGGACCACCACCCTGTGTGAGAGCGACGGCGACGACAGGGCCTCCGGAGAGGCGCCCAGCGAGCCCATGCCCACAG GCAGAGTCGTGGGCATCCTGCAGAAAAACTGGCGGGACTACGTGGTGACCTTCCCGTGCAGAGAAGAGGTGCAGTCCCAGGGCAAACACGCCCAGAAAGTCCTCGTCACGCCCTGGGACCGCAGGATCCCCAGAATCCGGATCAgcactcagcaggcagaagccctCCAG GACTTCAGGGTGGTGGTCCGCATCGACTCCTGGGAGACAACCTCCCTGTACCCAAACGGGCACTTCGTGCGCGTCCTCGGACGGATCGGAGACCTGGAAGGGGAGATCGCCACCATCCTGGTGGAAAACAGCATCTCAGTCGTCCCCTTCTCTGAAGCTCAGGTCAGTGCCCCCCTTACTCGCCGCTGGTGTTTGTTTCAACAAGGAAAACGCCTCCGTGTGCT ACCGGTGCCCGCCCGCAGGTTGGCGGTCAGCGTGCTGTGGGAGCTGGCCCCGGGCTCGCGCGACGTGCGGCGGGTGTGGTTCGGCCGCAGCGTGGTGCGCTCGTCCTTCCAGCTGAGCTACGAGGCGGCGCAGGCGCTGCTGGACGGCCGCCCGGCGGAGCTGCCCGAGCTGCGGGGCCTGGCGGCGGCGGCGCGCGACCAGCGGCTGCGGGAGCTGAGCGCCGCGCTGCAGCTGCTCACCGACGTGGCGCGTCACGTGCGCGCGCGCCGGGCCCTGCGCGGGGGCCTGCAGCTAGACGGCGCCGAGCTGCGCGTGCGCGTGGCGGACGGCCGCCTCCGGGACCTGCGGCCGCGCGCGCCGCTCGAGGTGCACGAGACGGTGGCCGAGTGCATGATCCTCGCCAACCACTGGGTGGCGCGCCGCCTGTGCCGGGGCCTCGCGCACCGCGCGCTGCTGCGCCGCCACCCCGCGCCGCGCCAGGACGCCTTCGCCGAGCTGCTGCTGAGCGCCCGCGCCCGGGGCTTCCGCATCGACACCCG GTCCAACAAAACCCTGGCCGACTCTCTGGACAACGCCAATGACCCCAGCGACCCCGTGGTGAACAAGCTGCTGCGCGCCATGGCCACCCAGGCCATGTCCAACGCCCTGTACTTCTCCACGGGCGACTGCGCAGAGGAGGACTTCCAGCACTACG GCCTCGCACTGGACAAATACACTCACTTCACGTCTCCCATAAGAAGATATGCGGACATCATAGTGCACCGGATGCTCATGGCCACCATCTCTGGCGATACGGCGGGAGGGAAGGACCCTCTGCCGAGCAACAAAGACCTGGAGGAGCTGTGCAGGCATATCAACAACCGGAACAGG GCTGCACAGCACTGCCAGAAACAGTCCACCGAGCTCTTCCAGTGCATGTACTTCAAAGACAAAGACCCCGACCTCGATGAGCGCTGCACGTCTGACGGGGTCATCTACTCTATCAGAACGAACGGCGTGCTCGTGTTCATACCCAG GTTCGAGATTAAAGGTGCTGCTTATCTAAGAAATAAAGACGGCCTAGTGATCTCATTTGGCCCAGATGGCCGCTCTGAGTGGAAATCAGGGTCCCTTCAAAGATCCCAAAACAAGATCACGTCCACCACGGCCTGCGGGCAGTCTGCCACGTTGCATTTATTTGACCACGTCACG GTGAAGATATCCGTGCAGGCCTCGCGCTGCCACTCGGACACCATCAGGCTGGAAATAATCAGCAACCGGCCGTACGTGACATCCGACTCGGAGCTGGTCCAGCAGAGCTCCCCGCTGCTCCGGAGCGAGCTGGTAAAGGAGGTGACCAGGTCCGCGGAGGAGGCGCAGCTGGCGCACGAGGCCCCGAGCAGCCCTGTGCAGGAGGAGGGGTGTGAGTACCGGCAGACCCAGGGCAGGAGCCTGTACGTGCTGCTGGAGGAGATCCGGGACTTGGCGCTGCTCGATGTCTCAGGCTCCATGGGGCATGAGCTGCCCTCCTCACTCCAGTAA